The proteins below are encoded in one region of Alosa sapidissima isolate fAloSap1 chromosome 24, fAloSap1.pri, whole genome shotgun sequence:
- the exoc7 gene encoding exocyst complex component 7 isoform X3 — MIPTEDASARKREIEEKLKQEQETLAFIRENLEKSDQLTKGMVSILSSFESRLMQLENSIIPVHKQTENLQRLQENVDKTLSCMDHVISYYHVAKDTDKIIREGPTGRLDEYLACIAKIQKAVEYFQDNNPDSPELNLVKARFEKGKESLEAEFRGLLTRYSKPVPPILILDAIGVDEELEIQEEVTLEHLPEAVLQDIIIISGWLVEYGRNQDFMNVYFQIRSNQLDRSIKGLKEHFRKSSASSGILYSPAVQTKRKDTPTKKAPKRPVYIPGTIRKAQNLLKQYSQHGLDGKKGGANLTPLEGKDEVLDVEIDSYIHCISAFVKLAQSEYALLSEIIPEHHQKKTFDSLIQEALDNLMLEGDNIVSAARRAILRHDYSAVLTIFPILRHLKQTKPDFDSTLQGTAASTKNKLPTLITSMETIGAKALEEFADSIKNDPDKEYNMPKDGTVHELTSNAILFLQQLLDFQETAGAMLASQETSSSASSYSSEFSRRLLSTYICKVLGNLQLNLLSKSKVYEDQALSAIFLHNNYNYILKSLEKSELIQLVAVTNKKVESSYRELIQQQIQVYQRSWYKVTEHLTDRNMPVFQPGTKLKDKERQVIKDKFKGFNDGLEELCKIQKGWAIPDKEQRDFIRQAQRRVVSETYKAFLQRYANISFTKNPEKYHKYRSEDVEEMIGRLFDTSA, encoded by the exons ATGATTCCGACCGAGGATGCGTCTGCTAGGAAGCGGGAGATAGAGGAGAAACTAAAGCAG GAGCAAGAAACCCTGGCATTTATTCGTGAAAACTTAGAGAAGAGTGACCAGTTAACAAAAGGAATG GTGTCCATTCTGTCGTCGTTTGAGAGCCGACTGATGCAGCTGGAGAACTCCATCATCCCAGTGCACAAGCAAACGGAGAACCTTCAGAGACTGCAAGAGAATGTGGACAAGACCCTCTCCTGCATGGATCACGTCATCAGCTACTACCATGTAGCCAAGGACACAGACAAGATCATCAGAGAGGG ACCCACCGGGCGACTGGATGAGTATCTGGCCTGCATTGCAAAGATCCAGAAAGCAGTGGAGTATTTCCAGGATAACAATCCTGACAGCCCAGAACTCAACTTAGTG AAAGCCCGATTTGAGAAGGGAAAGGAGAGCCTGGAGGCCGAGTTCCGTGGCCTGCTGACGCGCTACAGCAAGCCAGTGCCCCCCATCCTCATCCTGGACGCCATCGGTGTGGACGAGGAGCTGGAGATCCAGGAGGAGGTGACGCTGGAGCACCTGCCCGAGGCCGTGCTGCAGGACATCATCATCATTTCCGGCTGGCTGGTAGAGTACGGACGCAACCAGG ACTTCATGAACGTGTACTTCCAGATCCGCTCCAACCAGCTGGACCGATCCATCAAGGGGCTGAAGGAGCACTTCCGCAAAAGCAGTGCCTCCTCCGGCATCCTCTACTCGCCGGCGGTGCAGACCAAACGCAAAGACACCCCCACCAAGAAGGCCCCCAAAAGACCAG TCTACATCCCAG GGACCATTCGCAAGGCTCAGAACCTTCTGAAACAGTACTCTCAGCATGGGCTGGATGGCAAAAAAGGGGGCGCTAACCTCACCCCTCTGGAAG GGAAGGACGAAGTGCTGGACGTCGAGATCGACTCCTACATCCACTGTATCAGCGCCTTCGTCAAGCTGGCCCAGAGCGAGTATGCTCTGCTCTCGGAGATTATTCCGGAACACCACCAGAAGAAGACCTTCGACTCGCTCATTCAG GAGGCTCTTGATAACCTGATGTTGGAGGGCGATAACATTGTGTCGGCTGCCCGCCGGGCCATCCTGCGTCATGATTACTCTGCTGTCCTCACCATCTTCCCCATACTGAGACACCTGAAGCAGACCAAGCCCGACTTTGACTCTACACTGCAG GGCACAGCAGCCAGCACAAAGAACAAGCTCCCGACCCTCATCACGTCCATGGAGACCATTGGAGCTAAGGCTCTAGAGGAGTTTGCTGACAGCATTAAG AATGACCCTGATAAGGAATACAACATGCCCAAGGATGGAACAGTCCATGAGTTGACTAGCAAT GCCATCCTGTTCCTGCAGCAGCTGCTGGACTTCCAGGAGACCGCTGGGGCCATGCTGGCTTCGCAAG AGACCAGTTCGTCTGCCAGCAGTTACAGCTCTGAGTTCAGCAGACGACTCCTCAGTACATACATAT GTAAAGTTCTGGGTAACCTACAACTGAACCTACTCAGCAAATCCAAAGTGTATGAGGACCAAGCCCTCAGTGCCATATTCCTCCACAATAACTATAACTACATCCTCAAGTCCCTGGAGAA ATCAGAACTGATCCAGTTGGTTGCCGTGACTAATAAGAAGGTTGAGAGTTCTTATAGGGAACTGATACAACAACAAATCCAGGTGTACCAACGCAG CTGGTACAAAGTAACAGAGCACTTGACTGATCGGAATATGCCAGTATTTCAACCTGGTACCAAG TTGAAAGATAAAGAACGACAAGTGATCAAAGACAAGTTCAAG GGTTTCAACGATGGCCTGGAGGAGCTGTGTAAGATCCAGAAGGGCTGGGCCATCCCTGACAAAGAGCAGCGCGACTTCATCCGTCAGGCCCAAAGGAGAGTAGTCTCAGAGACCTACAAGGCCTTCCTGCAGAG ATATGCCAACATCTCGTTCACGAAAAATCCAGAGAAGTATCACAAGTACAGGTCAGAAGACGTGGAGGAAATGATCGGGAGGCTTTTCGACACCTCAGCTTGA
- the exoc7 gene encoding exocyst complex component 7 isoform X1, translated as MIPTEDASARKREIEEKLKQEQETLAFIRENLEKSDQLTKGMVSILSSFESRLMQLENSIIPVHKQTENLQRLQENVDKTLSCMDHVISYYHVAKDTDKIIREGPTGRLDEYLACIAKIQKAVEYFQDNNPDSPELNLVKARFEKGKESLEAEFRGLLTRYSKPVPPILILDAIGVDEELEIQEEVTLEHLPEAVLQDIIIISGWLVEYGRNQDFMNVYFQIRSNQLDRSIKGLKEHFRKSSASSGILYSPAVQTKRKDTPTKKAPKRPVYIPGTIRKAQNLLKQYSQHGLDGKKGGANLTPLEGHDYDLRAKHPSDALNEKHATSTGKDEVLDVEIDSYIHCISAFVKLAQSEYALLSEIIPEHHQKKTFDSLIQEALDNLMLEGDNIVSAARRAILRHDYSAVLTIFPILRHLKQTKPDFDSTLQGTAASTKNKLPTLITSMETIGAKALEEFADSIKNDPDKEYNMPKDGTVHELTSNAILFLQQLLDFQETAGAMLASQETSSSASSYSSEFSRRLLSTYICKVLGNLQLNLLSKSKVYEDQALSAIFLHNNYNYILKSLEKSELIQLVAVTNKKVESSYRELIQQQIQVYQRSWYKVTEHLTDRNMPVFQPGTKLKDKERQVIKDKFKGFNDGLEELCKIQKGWAIPDKEQRDFIRQAQRRVVSETYKAFLQRYANISFTKNPEKYHKYRSEDVEEMIGRLFDTSA; from the exons ATGATTCCGACCGAGGATGCGTCTGCTAGGAAGCGGGAGATAGAGGAGAAACTAAAGCAG GAGCAAGAAACCCTGGCATTTATTCGTGAAAACTTAGAGAAGAGTGACCAGTTAACAAAAGGAATG GTGTCCATTCTGTCGTCGTTTGAGAGCCGACTGATGCAGCTGGAGAACTCCATCATCCCAGTGCACAAGCAAACGGAGAACCTTCAGAGACTGCAAGAGAATGTGGACAAGACCCTCTCCTGCATGGATCACGTCATCAGCTACTACCATGTAGCCAAGGACACAGACAAGATCATCAGAGAGGG ACCCACCGGGCGACTGGATGAGTATCTGGCCTGCATTGCAAAGATCCAGAAAGCAGTGGAGTATTTCCAGGATAACAATCCTGACAGCCCAGAACTCAACTTAGTG AAAGCCCGATTTGAGAAGGGAAAGGAGAGCCTGGAGGCCGAGTTCCGTGGCCTGCTGACGCGCTACAGCAAGCCAGTGCCCCCCATCCTCATCCTGGACGCCATCGGTGTGGACGAGGAGCTGGAGATCCAGGAGGAGGTGACGCTGGAGCACCTGCCCGAGGCCGTGCTGCAGGACATCATCATCATTTCCGGCTGGCTGGTAGAGTACGGACGCAACCAGG ACTTCATGAACGTGTACTTCCAGATCCGCTCCAACCAGCTGGACCGATCCATCAAGGGGCTGAAGGAGCACTTCCGCAAAAGCAGTGCCTCCTCCGGCATCCTCTACTCGCCGGCGGTGCAGACCAAACGCAAAGACACCCCCACCAAGAAGGCCCCCAAAAGACCAG TCTACATCCCAG GGACCATTCGCAAGGCTCAGAACCTTCTGAAACAGTACTCTCAGCATGGGCTGGATGGCAAAAAAGGGGGCGCTAACCTCACCCCTCTGGAAG GTCACGATTATGACCTGCGGGCCAAACACCCGAGTGATGCCCTGAATGAGAAGCATGCGACAAGCACAG GGAAGGACGAAGTGCTGGACGTCGAGATCGACTCCTACATCCACTGTATCAGCGCCTTCGTCAAGCTGGCCCAGAGCGAGTATGCTCTGCTCTCGGAGATTATTCCGGAACACCACCAGAAGAAGACCTTCGACTCGCTCATTCAG GAGGCTCTTGATAACCTGATGTTGGAGGGCGATAACATTGTGTCGGCTGCCCGCCGGGCCATCCTGCGTCATGATTACTCTGCTGTCCTCACCATCTTCCCCATACTGAGACACCTGAAGCAGACCAAGCCCGACTTTGACTCTACACTGCAG GGCACAGCAGCCAGCACAAAGAACAAGCTCCCGACCCTCATCACGTCCATGGAGACCATTGGAGCTAAGGCTCTAGAGGAGTTTGCTGACAGCATTAAG AATGACCCTGATAAGGAATACAACATGCCCAAGGATGGAACAGTCCATGAGTTGACTAGCAAT GCCATCCTGTTCCTGCAGCAGCTGCTGGACTTCCAGGAGACCGCTGGGGCCATGCTGGCTTCGCAAG AGACCAGTTCGTCTGCCAGCAGTTACAGCTCTGAGTTCAGCAGACGACTCCTCAGTACATACATAT GTAAAGTTCTGGGTAACCTACAACTGAACCTACTCAGCAAATCCAAAGTGTATGAGGACCAAGCCCTCAGTGCCATATTCCTCCACAATAACTATAACTACATCCTCAAGTCCCTGGAGAA ATCAGAACTGATCCAGTTGGTTGCCGTGACTAATAAGAAGGTTGAGAGTTCTTATAGGGAACTGATACAACAACAAATCCAGGTGTACCAACGCAG CTGGTACAAAGTAACAGAGCACTTGACTGATCGGAATATGCCAGTATTTCAACCTGGTACCAAG TTGAAAGATAAAGAACGACAAGTGATCAAAGACAAGTTCAAG GGTTTCAACGATGGCCTGGAGGAGCTGTGTAAGATCCAGAAGGGCTGGGCCATCCCTGACAAAGAGCAGCGCGACTTCATCCGTCAGGCCCAAAGGAGAGTAGTCTCAGAGACCTACAAGGCCTTCCTGCAGAG ATATGCCAACATCTCGTTCACGAAAAATCCAGAGAAGTATCACAAGTACAGGTCAGAAGACGTGGAGGAAATGATCGGGAGGCTTTTCGACACCTCAGCTTGA
- the exoc7 gene encoding exocyst complex component 7 isoform X7: MIPTEDASARKREIEEKLKQEQETLAFIRENLEKSDQLTKGMVSILSSFESRLMQLENSIIPVHKQTENLQRLQENVDKTLSCMDHVISYYHVAKDTDKIIREGPTGRLDEYLACIAKIQKAVEYFQDNNPDSPELNLVKARFEKGKESLEAEFRGLLTRYSKPVPPILILDAIGVDEELEIQEEVTLEHLPEAVLQDIIIISGWLVEYGRNQDFMNVYFQIRSNQLDRSIKGLKEHFRKSSASSGILYSPAVQTKRKDTPTKKAPKRPGKDEVLDVEIDSYIHCISAFVKLAQSEYALLSEIIPEHHQKKTFDSLIQEALDNLMLEGDNIVSAARRAILRHDYSAVLTIFPILRHLKQTKPDFDSTLQGTAASTKNKLPTLITSMETIGAKALEEFADSIKNDPDKEYNMPKDGTVHELTSNAILFLQQLLDFQETAGAMLASQETSSSASSYSSEFSRRLLSTYICKVLGNLQLNLLSKSKVYEDQALSAIFLHNNYNYILKSLEKSELIQLVAVTNKKVESSYRELIQQQIQVYQRSWYKVTEHLTDRNMPVFQPGTKLKDKERQVIKDKFKGFNDGLEELCKIQKGWAIPDKEQRDFIRQAQRRVVSETYKAFLQRYANISFTKNPEKYHKYRSEDVEEMIGRLFDTSA; encoded by the exons ATGATTCCGACCGAGGATGCGTCTGCTAGGAAGCGGGAGATAGAGGAGAAACTAAAGCAG GAGCAAGAAACCCTGGCATTTATTCGTGAAAACTTAGAGAAGAGTGACCAGTTAACAAAAGGAATG GTGTCCATTCTGTCGTCGTTTGAGAGCCGACTGATGCAGCTGGAGAACTCCATCATCCCAGTGCACAAGCAAACGGAGAACCTTCAGAGACTGCAAGAGAATGTGGACAAGACCCTCTCCTGCATGGATCACGTCATCAGCTACTACCATGTAGCCAAGGACACAGACAAGATCATCAGAGAGGG ACCCACCGGGCGACTGGATGAGTATCTGGCCTGCATTGCAAAGATCCAGAAAGCAGTGGAGTATTTCCAGGATAACAATCCTGACAGCCCAGAACTCAACTTAGTG AAAGCCCGATTTGAGAAGGGAAAGGAGAGCCTGGAGGCCGAGTTCCGTGGCCTGCTGACGCGCTACAGCAAGCCAGTGCCCCCCATCCTCATCCTGGACGCCATCGGTGTGGACGAGGAGCTGGAGATCCAGGAGGAGGTGACGCTGGAGCACCTGCCCGAGGCCGTGCTGCAGGACATCATCATCATTTCCGGCTGGCTGGTAGAGTACGGACGCAACCAGG ACTTCATGAACGTGTACTTCCAGATCCGCTCCAACCAGCTGGACCGATCCATCAAGGGGCTGAAGGAGCACTTCCGCAAAAGCAGTGCCTCCTCCGGCATCCTCTACTCGCCGGCGGTGCAGACCAAACGCAAAGACACCCCCACCAAGAAGGCCCCCAAAAGACCAG GGAAGGACGAAGTGCTGGACGTCGAGATCGACTCCTACATCCACTGTATCAGCGCCTTCGTCAAGCTGGCCCAGAGCGAGTATGCTCTGCTCTCGGAGATTATTCCGGAACACCACCAGAAGAAGACCTTCGACTCGCTCATTCAG GAGGCTCTTGATAACCTGATGTTGGAGGGCGATAACATTGTGTCGGCTGCCCGCCGGGCCATCCTGCGTCATGATTACTCTGCTGTCCTCACCATCTTCCCCATACTGAGACACCTGAAGCAGACCAAGCCCGACTTTGACTCTACACTGCAG GGCACAGCAGCCAGCACAAAGAACAAGCTCCCGACCCTCATCACGTCCATGGAGACCATTGGAGCTAAGGCTCTAGAGGAGTTTGCTGACAGCATTAAG AATGACCCTGATAAGGAATACAACATGCCCAAGGATGGAACAGTCCATGAGTTGACTAGCAAT GCCATCCTGTTCCTGCAGCAGCTGCTGGACTTCCAGGAGACCGCTGGGGCCATGCTGGCTTCGCAAG AGACCAGTTCGTCTGCCAGCAGTTACAGCTCTGAGTTCAGCAGACGACTCCTCAGTACATACATAT GTAAAGTTCTGGGTAACCTACAACTGAACCTACTCAGCAAATCCAAAGTGTATGAGGACCAAGCCCTCAGTGCCATATTCCTCCACAATAACTATAACTACATCCTCAAGTCCCTGGAGAA ATCAGAACTGATCCAGTTGGTTGCCGTGACTAATAAGAAGGTTGAGAGTTCTTATAGGGAACTGATACAACAACAAATCCAGGTGTACCAACGCAG CTGGTACAAAGTAACAGAGCACTTGACTGATCGGAATATGCCAGTATTTCAACCTGGTACCAAG TTGAAAGATAAAGAACGACAAGTGATCAAAGACAAGTTCAAG GGTTTCAACGATGGCCTGGAGGAGCTGTGTAAGATCCAGAAGGGCTGGGCCATCCCTGACAAAGAGCAGCGCGACTTCATCCGTCAGGCCCAAAGGAGAGTAGTCTCAGAGACCTACAAGGCCTTCCTGCAGAG ATATGCCAACATCTCGTTCACGAAAAATCCAGAGAAGTATCACAAGTACAGGTCAGAAGACGTGGAGGAAATGATCGGGAGGCTTTTCGACACCTCAGCTTGA
- the exoc7 gene encoding exocyst complex component 7 isoform X6, translated as MIPTEDASARKREIEEKLKQEQETLAFIRENLEKSDQLTKGMVSILSSFESRLMQLENSIIPVHKQTENLQRLQENVDKTLSCMDHVISYYHVAKDTDKIIREGPTGRLDEYLACIAKIQKAVEYFQDNNPDSPELNLVKARFEKGKESLEAEFRGLLTRYSKPVPPILILDAIGVDEELEIQEEVTLEHLPEAVLQDIIIISGWLVEYGRNQDFMNVYFQIRSNQLDRSIKGLKEHFRKSSASSGILYSPAVQTKRKDTPTKKAPKRPGHDYDLRAKHPSDALNEKHATSTGKDEVLDVEIDSYIHCISAFVKLAQSEYALLSEIIPEHHQKKTFDSLIQEALDNLMLEGDNIVSAARRAILRHDYSAVLTIFPILRHLKQTKPDFDSTLQGTAASTKNKLPTLITSMETIGAKALEEFADSIKNDPDKEYNMPKDGTVHELTSNAILFLQQLLDFQETAGAMLASQETSSSASSYSSEFSRRLLSTYICKVLGNLQLNLLSKSKVYEDQALSAIFLHNNYNYILKSLEKSELIQLVAVTNKKVESSYRELIQQQIQVYQRSWYKVTEHLTDRNMPVFQPGTKLKDKERQVIKDKFKGFNDGLEELCKIQKGWAIPDKEQRDFIRQAQRRVVSETYKAFLQRYANISFTKNPEKYHKYRSEDVEEMIGRLFDTSA; from the exons ATGATTCCGACCGAGGATGCGTCTGCTAGGAAGCGGGAGATAGAGGAGAAACTAAAGCAG GAGCAAGAAACCCTGGCATTTATTCGTGAAAACTTAGAGAAGAGTGACCAGTTAACAAAAGGAATG GTGTCCATTCTGTCGTCGTTTGAGAGCCGACTGATGCAGCTGGAGAACTCCATCATCCCAGTGCACAAGCAAACGGAGAACCTTCAGAGACTGCAAGAGAATGTGGACAAGACCCTCTCCTGCATGGATCACGTCATCAGCTACTACCATGTAGCCAAGGACACAGACAAGATCATCAGAGAGGG ACCCACCGGGCGACTGGATGAGTATCTGGCCTGCATTGCAAAGATCCAGAAAGCAGTGGAGTATTTCCAGGATAACAATCCTGACAGCCCAGAACTCAACTTAGTG AAAGCCCGATTTGAGAAGGGAAAGGAGAGCCTGGAGGCCGAGTTCCGTGGCCTGCTGACGCGCTACAGCAAGCCAGTGCCCCCCATCCTCATCCTGGACGCCATCGGTGTGGACGAGGAGCTGGAGATCCAGGAGGAGGTGACGCTGGAGCACCTGCCCGAGGCCGTGCTGCAGGACATCATCATCATTTCCGGCTGGCTGGTAGAGTACGGACGCAACCAGG ACTTCATGAACGTGTACTTCCAGATCCGCTCCAACCAGCTGGACCGATCCATCAAGGGGCTGAAGGAGCACTTCCGCAAAAGCAGTGCCTCCTCCGGCATCCTCTACTCGCCGGCGGTGCAGACCAAACGCAAAGACACCCCCACCAAGAAGGCCCCCAAAAGACCAG GTCACGATTATGACCTGCGGGCCAAACACCCGAGTGATGCCCTGAATGAGAAGCATGCGACAAGCACAG GGAAGGACGAAGTGCTGGACGTCGAGATCGACTCCTACATCCACTGTATCAGCGCCTTCGTCAAGCTGGCCCAGAGCGAGTATGCTCTGCTCTCGGAGATTATTCCGGAACACCACCAGAAGAAGACCTTCGACTCGCTCATTCAG GAGGCTCTTGATAACCTGATGTTGGAGGGCGATAACATTGTGTCGGCTGCCCGCCGGGCCATCCTGCGTCATGATTACTCTGCTGTCCTCACCATCTTCCCCATACTGAGACACCTGAAGCAGACCAAGCCCGACTTTGACTCTACACTGCAG GGCACAGCAGCCAGCACAAAGAACAAGCTCCCGACCCTCATCACGTCCATGGAGACCATTGGAGCTAAGGCTCTAGAGGAGTTTGCTGACAGCATTAAG AATGACCCTGATAAGGAATACAACATGCCCAAGGATGGAACAGTCCATGAGTTGACTAGCAAT GCCATCCTGTTCCTGCAGCAGCTGCTGGACTTCCAGGAGACCGCTGGGGCCATGCTGGCTTCGCAAG AGACCAGTTCGTCTGCCAGCAGTTACAGCTCTGAGTTCAGCAGACGACTCCTCAGTACATACATAT GTAAAGTTCTGGGTAACCTACAACTGAACCTACTCAGCAAATCCAAAGTGTATGAGGACCAAGCCCTCAGTGCCATATTCCTCCACAATAACTATAACTACATCCTCAAGTCCCTGGAGAA ATCAGAACTGATCCAGTTGGTTGCCGTGACTAATAAGAAGGTTGAGAGTTCTTATAGGGAACTGATACAACAACAAATCCAGGTGTACCAACGCAG CTGGTACAAAGTAACAGAGCACTTGACTGATCGGAATATGCCAGTATTTCAACCTGGTACCAAG TTGAAAGATAAAGAACGACAAGTGATCAAAGACAAGTTCAAG GGTTTCAACGATGGCCTGGAGGAGCTGTGTAAGATCCAGAAGGGCTGGGCCATCCCTGACAAAGAGCAGCGCGACTTCATCCGTCAGGCCCAAAGGAGAGTAGTCTCAGAGACCTACAAGGCCTTCCTGCAGAG ATATGCCAACATCTCGTTCACGAAAAATCCAGAGAAGTATCACAAGTACAGGTCAGAAGACGTGGAGGAAATGATCGGGAGGCTTTTCGACACCTCAGCTTGA
- the exoc7 gene encoding exocyst complex component 7 isoform X4 has protein sequence MIPTEDASARKREIEEKLKQEQETLAFIRENLEKSDQLTKGMVSILSSFESRLMQLENSIIPVHKQTENLQRLQENVDKTLSCMDHVISYYHVAKDTDKIIREGPTGRLDEYLACIAKIQKAVEYFQDNNPDSPELNLVKARFEKGKESLEAEFRGLLTRYSKPVPPILILDAIGVDEELEIQEEVTLEHLPEAVLQDIIIISGWLVEYGRNQDFMNVYFQIRSNQLDRSIKGLKEHFRKSSASSGILYSPAVQTKRKDTPTKKAPKRPGTIRKAQNLLKQYSQHGLDGKKGGANLTPLEGKDEVLDVEIDSYIHCISAFVKLAQSEYALLSEIIPEHHQKKTFDSLIQEALDNLMLEGDNIVSAARRAILRHDYSAVLTIFPILRHLKQTKPDFDSTLQGTAASTKNKLPTLITSMETIGAKALEEFADSIKNDPDKEYNMPKDGTVHELTSNAILFLQQLLDFQETAGAMLASQETSSSASSYSSEFSRRLLSTYICKVLGNLQLNLLSKSKVYEDQALSAIFLHNNYNYILKSLEKSELIQLVAVTNKKVESSYRELIQQQIQVYQRSWYKVTEHLTDRNMPVFQPGTKLKDKERQVIKDKFKGFNDGLEELCKIQKGWAIPDKEQRDFIRQAQRRVVSETYKAFLQRYANISFTKNPEKYHKYRSEDVEEMIGRLFDTSA, from the exons ATGATTCCGACCGAGGATGCGTCTGCTAGGAAGCGGGAGATAGAGGAGAAACTAAAGCAG GAGCAAGAAACCCTGGCATTTATTCGTGAAAACTTAGAGAAGAGTGACCAGTTAACAAAAGGAATG GTGTCCATTCTGTCGTCGTTTGAGAGCCGACTGATGCAGCTGGAGAACTCCATCATCCCAGTGCACAAGCAAACGGAGAACCTTCAGAGACTGCAAGAGAATGTGGACAAGACCCTCTCCTGCATGGATCACGTCATCAGCTACTACCATGTAGCCAAGGACACAGACAAGATCATCAGAGAGGG ACCCACCGGGCGACTGGATGAGTATCTGGCCTGCATTGCAAAGATCCAGAAAGCAGTGGAGTATTTCCAGGATAACAATCCTGACAGCCCAGAACTCAACTTAGTG AAAGCCCGATTTGAGAAGGGAAAGGAGAGCCTGGAGGCCGAGTTCCGTGGCCTGCTGACGCGCTACAGCAAGCCAGTGCCCCCCATCCTCATCCTGGACGCCATCGGTGTGGACGAGGAGCTGGAGATCCAGGAGGAGGTGACGCTGGAGCACCTGCCCGAGGCCGTGCTGCAGGACATCATCATCATTTCCGGCTGGCTGGTAGAGTACGGACGCAACCAGG ACTTCATGAACGTGTACTTCCAGATCCGCTCCAACCAGCTGGACCGATCCATCAAGGGGCTGAAGGAGCACTTCCGCAAAAGCAGTGCCTCCTCCGGCATCCTCTACTCGCCGGCGGTGCAGACCAAACGCAAAGACACCCCCACCAAGAAGGCCCCCAAAAGACCAG GGACCATTCGCAAGGCTCAGAACCTTCTGAAACAGTACTCTCAGCATGGGCTGGATGGCAAAAAAGGGGGCGCTAACCTCACCCCTCTGGAAG GGAAGGACGAAGTGCTGGACGTCGAGATCGACTCCTACATCCACTGTATCAGCGCCTTCGTCAAGCTGGCCCAGAGCGAGTATGCTCTGCTCTCGGAGATTATTCCGGAACACCACCAGAAGAAGACCTTCGACTCGCTCATTCAG GAGGCTCTTGATAACCTGATGTTGGAGGGCGATAACATTGTGTCGGCTGCCCGCCGGGCCATCCTGCGTCATGATTACTCTGCTGTCCTCACCATCTTCCCCATACTGAGACACCTGAAGCAGACCAAGCCCGACTTTGACTCTACACTGCAG GGCACAGCAGCCAGCACAAAGAACAAGCTCCCGACCCTCATCACGTCCATGGAGACCATTGGAGCTAAGGCTCTAGAGGAGTTTGCTGACAGCATTAAG AATGACCCTGATAAGGAATACAACATGCCCAAGGATGGAACAGTCCATGAGTTGACTAGCAAT GCCATCCTGTTCCTGCAGCAGCTGCTGGACTTCCAGGAGACCGCTGGGGCCATGCTGGCTTCGCAAG AGACCAGTTCGTCTGCCAGCAGTTACAGCTCTGAGTTCAGCAGACGACTCCTCAGTACATACATAT GTAAAGTTCTGGGTAACCTACAACTGAACCTACTCAGCAAATCCAAAGTGTATGAGGACCAAGCCCTCAGTGCCATATTCCTCCACAATAACTATAACTACATCCTCAAGTCCCTGGAGAA ATCAGAACTGATCCAGTTGGTTGCCGTGACTAATAAGAAGGTTGAGAGTTCTTATAGGGAACTGATACAACAACAAATCCAGGTGTACCAACGCAG CTGGTACAAAGTAACAGAGCACTTGACTGATCGGAATATGCCAGTATTTCAACCTGGTACCAAG TTGAAAGATAAAGAACGACAAGTGATCAAAGACAAGTTCAAG GGTTTCAACGATGGCCTGGAGGAGCTGTGTAAGATCCAGAAGGGCTGGGCCATCCCTGACAAAGAGCAGCGCGACTTCATCCGTCAGGCCCAAAGGAGAGTAGTCTCAGAGACCTACAAGGCCTTCCTGCAGAG ATATGCCAACATCTCGTTCACGAAAAATCCAGAGAAGTATCACAAGTACAGGTCAGAAGACGTGGAGGAAATGATCGGGAGGCTTTTCGACACCTCAGCTTGA